ACGTCGTGCTTGGATTCGACGAAACGACCCCGGTGACGGTGGAGAGCATCATCTATCACACGCAAGCCGTCGTGCGAGGCAGCGAACGCGCGCACGTAATGGCCGACATGCCGTTTGGATCGTATCAGGTCGGCAACGAGGAGGCGCTGCGCAATGCGATTCGTCTCGTCAAAGAGGGCGGCGCATGTTCGGTCAAGTTGGAGGGCGGCCGCGATCAAGCCGAGCGGATCCGCGCGATCACGGGCGCCGGGATTCCGGTTGTCGGCCACATCGGCGTTACGCCGCAAACCGCCGGGCTGGGCCCGGGCTTCAAAATGCGAACGCATCGCGATCGTTTGCTCGACGACGCCCGGTCGGTCGAAGCGGCCGGCGCCTATGCGATCGTGCTCGAGGTGGTCGACTACGAGATCTCGCGCGAAATAACGGAAATGCTGACCATACCGAGCATCGGGATCGGCTCGGGCCCGCACTGCGATGCCCAAGTTCTCGTGCTTCACGACATCTTGGGCATGTATCCACACTCGCCGAGCTTCGCGAAGCGCTACGCTGAAATCGGAAATCTCGCGACCCAAGCGCTGCAGACCTACGCGCAGGAGGTTCGCGACCGAGTCTTTCCGGGCTAGCCGAATTG
This Candidatus Eremiobacterota bacterium DNA region includes the following protein-coding sequences:
- the panB gene encoding 3-methyl-2-oxobutanoate hydroxymethyltransferase, whose product is MRRLTAGAIKRRKGKSLFPIATAYDAPFAQFVEAAGIDVILVGDSVGNVVLGFDETTPVTVESIIYHTQAVVRGSERAHVMADMPFGSYQVGNEEALRNAIRLVKEGGACSVKLEGGRDQAERIRAITGAGIPVVGHIGVTPQTAGLGPGFKMRTHRDRLLDDARSVEAAGAYAIVLEVVDYEISREITEMLTIPSIGIGSGPHCDAQVLVLHDILGMYPHSPSFAKRYAEIGNLATQALQTYAQEVRDRVFPG